A window of Rhododendron vialii isolate Sample 1 chromosome 11a, ASM3025357v1 contains these coding sequences:
- the LOC131308711 gene encoding probable receptor-like protein kinase At5g18500, giving the protein MATDLNTQLSAETPIFGLKVWELVGIIVGLLIVVILFALTFYLTSRKKSQKARNHIPLSQIPSVSKEIKEVRVEQVSTNEFVPGDGILLTIHDKSSDKESDKVMVHLGMGKTKDGDNYSYSDSFRHLDKDGGGSQSGEEVSSGNFSVYKPSSSHAITAPSPLIGLPEFSHLGWGHWFTLRDLELATNRFSKENVLGEGGYGVVYQGRLINGNPVAVKKLLNNLGQAEKEFRVEVEAIGHVRHKNLVRLLGYCIEGTHRLLVYEYVNNGNLEQWLHGAMRQHGHLTWEARMKVLLGTAKALAYLHEAIEPKVVHRDIKSSNILICDDFNAKVSDFGLAKLLGAGKSHITTRVMGTFGYVAPEYANTGLLNEKSDVYSFGVVLLEAITGRDPVDYGRPAQEVNLVDWLKMMVGNRRSEEVVDPSIETRPSTRALKRALLTALRCVDPDSDKRPKMSQVVRMLESEEYPIPREDRRHRRSQAGSTEIESQRENYDTDKSDNPDLRSDSRRNHRI; this is encoded by the exons ATGGCTACTGATCTGAACACGCAATTATCCGCCGAGACTCCCATTTTCGGTCTCAAAGTCTGGGAATTGGTTGGGATCATTGTTGGTCTACTAATTGTAGTTATCCTTTTTGCATTAACCTTCTATCTTACTTCGCGGAAGAAATCACAGAAAGCTAGAAACCATATTCCTCTTAGCCAGATCCCATCTGTTTCCAAGGAAATTAAGGAAGTACGGGTGGAGCAAGTGTCTACAAATGAATTTGTTCCAGGTGATGGGATTCTTCTCACCATTCATGACAAATCCAGTGATAAAGAATCAGATAAGGTTATGGTCCATCTGGGTATGGGGAAAACAAAGGATGGCGATAACTACAGTTATTCGGATTCATTTCGCCATTTGGATAAAGATGGTGGAGGGTCTCAATCTGGGGAAGAAGTGAGCTCTGGCAACTTTAGTGTGTATAAACCTTCTTCATCACATGCAATAACTGCACCTTCTCCTCTAATTGGCCTTCCTGAGTTTTCTCATTTGGGTTGGGGCCACTGGTTTACATTAAGGGATCTTGAACTTGCAACTAACCGATTTTCAAAGGAGAATGTTCTTGGTGAGGGTGGATATGGTGTTGTTTATCAGGGACGTTTGATCAACGGGAATCCAGTGGCAGTCAAGAAGCTCCTGAACAATCT GGGCCAAGCGGAGAAGGAATTTAGAGTGGAAGTTGAAGCTATTGGCCACGTGAGGCATAAAAATCTAGTGCGGCTTTTGGGCTACTGCATTGAGGGAACTCATAG GTTGTTAGTATATGAATATGTCAACAACGGCAATTTGGAACAATGGCTTCATGGAGCTATGCGCCAGCATGGACATCTTACTTGGGAGGCCAGAATGAAGGTTCTCCTTGGCACGGCTAAGGC TCTTGCCTACTTGCATGAGGCAATTGAGCCAAAAGTGGTGCACCGAGACATTAAGTCGAGCAATATATTGATTTGTGACGACTTCAATGCCAAGGTTTCTGACTTTGGCCTTGCCAAGCTACTTGGTGCTGGGAAAAGTCACATCACAACTCGGGTTATGGGAACCTTTGG ATACGTAGCTCCTGAATATGCAAATACTGGCCTTCTGAATGAAAAGAGTGATGTTTACAGCTTCGGGGTTGTTCTTCTGGAAGCCATTACAGGACGAGATCCGGTGGACTATGGTCGTCCTGCTCAAGAG GTAAATCTGGTTGATTGGCTGAAAATGATGGTTGGAAACAGGCGGTCAGAGGAAGTGGTAGACCCAAGCATTGAAACCAGGCCATCTACAAGAGCCCTTAAACGAGCCCTTCTGACTGCTTTGAGATGTGTTGACCCTGATTCTGACAAGAGACCTAAGATGAGCCAAGTTGTTCGTATGCTTGAATCAGAGGAATATCCCATACCAAGAGAG GATCGAAGGCACCGAAGAAGTCAAGCAGGTAGCACGGAGATCGAATCCCAGAGGGAGAATTACGACACCGACAAGAGTGACAATCCGGATCTAAGGTCAGACAGTAGAAGAAACCACAGAATATAA